The genomic region TGCTGGTGAGCAAAGGATGCTTCCTGTTGCTCTGCAGTGACCACCCCGAGTTTCTCGTTGCAAAGCGCTGGTGAAAAATCTTCTGTAAATCAGTGATCTgagccagaaagaaaaatatttatagtgGAGGGGATATAGTAAGAggcaggaagaagaggagagaaattCTGGGCTCAGTTGATCagggctgctccatccctggtagtgttcaaggccaggttggatggggcttggagcaacctggtccagtgggaggtgtccctgcccatgcagggggggtgaaactggatgatctttaaggtcccttccaacccaaaccagtttaTGAGAAATCTCTGAGATCTCTAAGGAGGAAAACACTGGCATTTCTTAAGAAAGTATTGGTTTGGTGAGGTTACCAGTGAACCCGACTTGCATCTCATGGATGCTGTGCAGGTTTTCCTTGCCTTGCAACACTCAGAGGAGATGAAACACTTCCTAAAACATGGTAGTGTTTCCTCAGTGCCTGTTGGTGGGTGAGGGTGTTTCTCCCACTTCTAATCCTTCCACATAGTCTCAGAAAAGATGGCCCAGAAGGTCTTTCTGCTGGCCTGTGCTGACAGACTCTGTGGCCATGATAACGTGATGAATTCAAGCGTGCATTGCCCAGTATGTTTCCAGTTGGTATCGGCTCAGGTACTGGAGGTGTTTCaggctcctgcagctctgtctcCTGTGTTGGGTTATTCATCCCCTCTTTCCCATTCTAGGGGGATCCCCACTGTACCTGGGACAGTGACCCTGAAGAAGGACTCTCAGAACCTGATCGGGATCAGCATTGGGGGAGGAGCACAGTACTGCCCCTGCCTCTACATTGTCCAGGTGGGCACTCAGGGAGGAAGCTTAAACCATCTCTGTACACCAGTGTTGGCCTGagaggtggggagcagggggagccCAGTGCTATTTGGTTGTCTCAAGGTGAGACATCTCAGTTTCCAGTTAACAACATCATCTCCTCACCATGGTAACTAGTGGGTGTGGAAGAATTGAATTGGAAACTGTCCTTGGAGAGCAAGTTAGGATTCACAGGGGAATGGTGTGACACGCTCAACGTCAAGAAATGATGGAGTTGAGGAAGCACATGCTGAAGGCAAGAATGTCCTGAGAGAAGGAGGTGATCAGTTCACCTCTTGGTTAGAAAAGGGGAAAACCTGCGAGTTCACCATGAACAAAACACAACTGAGTTAAAGCAGGAGGACTGTAACTGTCCTTCTCTTGACCTTCAGCCCTGCAACTGAGTTAAAACAGGAGGACTCTAATTGTCCTTCTCTTGACCTTCAGCCCTGCAttcaccttcctcttcctcttggtTCCAGACTACCTGTGccctctctcctctccactAGGTGTTTGATAACACTCCGGCAGCTTTGGACGGCACCGTCGCAGCGGGAGATGAAATCACGGGAGTGAACGGGAAGTCTGTCAAAGGGAAGACCAAGGTGGAGGTGGCCAAGATGATACAGATGGTAAAGGTGAGAGGTAGGAGGGGGCCACTGGGTTATAGTTTGACCCAGTTCTGGGTCAGAGTTGGCAGTTTATTGTTTACTGGTAAAGGAAGACACTGCTACTCGCTTCCAGCCCAGCGGTTTGGGGTTTGCTCTTTTTACAGGGAGAAGTGACAATTCACTACAACAAGCTTCAGGCTGACCCAAAACAGGGCAAATCTTTGGATATAGGTaagactgggtttttttctccatacaGTGTTAAAGTGACCTGGAGGGATGAAAGCTTGGCCCCAGTTTAAAGCAAAGTAAAATTCTGGTTTCAGTCTTCCTCCTAGTCTAGTCATTTTCAGATGGATATCGTCAAAGAGAAttacaggtttaaaaaaaaacttccccGACTTCTGGAAATAGTCTTGAAAGTTAAATTGAGGCTTGACTGTTGTTGTAGGAAGCTTgtctttctgtgctgtgttttgcatAGATGATGAAACTCAACTAGATAatagttattttcttttaaactatttttcatACACCTAAATTATGCTGATCTATTGTGAGTTTCTTCTGTACATAGAGATGTATCTATCAAAAACACTGGTTGCAGTTTCTCAGCTTGGAGAGCAGTGATGATCTCGGTGCCTGTCTGCACTGAGATTTGTACAACCAAAATTTTATAGGAGAGAAAGGAGGTtctatttctgaaattaaatgtgtGTTTTCAAGTAAGACTAAACAGCTGTCTTCATTATATGGTCTACCTTTCTCACTTTCCTAATAAGATCTAgctatttcttttgcttttgtttcttttcatggtGATTAAGTTGCTAATAAATTGATGAGGGTTCAGGAAGATAGTGAGGACTGAGATGGATTTTTGGGGAAATTGAAGTGCAGTGAGAATATGGTATTTTCCAGAGGTGAACACTGTGAGTCCAGCTGAATTCTTGGGAGCTGCACTTGGCACCCCTGCAAGTTTGCCTCTAAATAAATGTAGCTTAGTGATCTGATTCCAAAGAGGTCATAACTGTCTCCAGTAATTTTCAGGGTATGACTTCGAAAGGCAGAAATTAATTCCATCAAGGGAAGGGTTTAGCTAAGATGCAAAAGATAAAAGTAAGCAAAAGTAAATAACTTCAAGCATTAAATATTATCTGTCATGCTTTCAGTCTTGTCTCCTGACTTTAGTTACAGTAATACAGCATGTGGCTTGAGCAAAGTTTAGTTCCAAATATCATGAGAGGCAACTTATATCAAAGGGATATATTAGAATAGTCTCCAGGTGCTGGAACACTATTGGCTGAAGTATATGGGCTGTGAGAGCAGAACAGAAGATAGGAGGTGGCCTGTGCAGAGCTGGACTGAACATCTGGTTTTTATGGTATTCTTTTTCTGCTTACTGCCTCAATAACGAGTTAAGGTCATTATTAAGGTCATTAAGGGCAGTTTATTCAAGCCCTGAGCAGGTGGTGAAGCATGCCAGTGTGTTTTTCATGCACATCATGCAGCAGTTTTTCATGCAGcatcagaaatgctgctgatCCTGGTTTGCTGCTCTCTTTTGGCCTTTAGTGTTGAAGAAGGTAAAGCATCGACTGGTAGAGAACATGAGCTCCGGGACAGCAGATGCCCTGGGGTTAAGCAGAGCCATTCTTTGCAATGGTAAGTGTTGTCCAGGAGGACATTTCCTTAAGGGAATGGTCACCCTCTTGTGCTCACAAACTTTTTATGTTCGCTTACATTATTCCTTCATAATTCTTTCCTTCTGCTATACTTCGCTGTTGTGGTTGCCTCTGCCCTTCCTGAGTGATGCATCCTGTCACTGGGGCCATTTAAAGGTTAGCTCAggtcaaaataatttaaagtggCAAATACTGGTAAGTGATGACACCCCACTGTAAAAGTAGTTGgcagttattttaaaagcctgGGCCTGGGGACAGGCTTTGGAGGTGAGAGAAATTTGaaccaaaaaaatgaaaatggtgTTTTTCCAGTCAGTCAGATCTTAACCATGCCTTGGTTTGGACTGTTGTGATTCTGTATTCTGATTCTTGTTTCCATTTTAGATGGACTAGTGAAGAGATtagaggagctggagaggacTGCAGAGTTATACAAAGGTAAATTTTGTCTTCCATTGGATATCAAATGGTAAAGAAGGACTAATGACTTAATGACTtaattgttttttctgtcttccatcACAGGCTTGACAGAGCACACCAAAAATCTTCTCAGGGCTTTCTTCGAGCTATCCCAGACACACCGAGGTAAAGAATCTTGAATGAAGAGAGCAGAAATCTTTGACACCCAGTTTCAGAGGTTTTAGTCTGTGCTTAGATGCATGATTCAGTCACTCAACAAAAACCAAGCCTTGCAGAAATGAGCTGGGAAGGGCTGCTCCTCTGGCATTAGTGGTCATGAAAATAACAGAGGCCCTGTCTCTCACAGGAGACACTAAAGAAATACCTCGCCAACCTCCAGTTTTTAGGCAATATGTGGCATCATTCTCCAGCTAATTGTAAGGTCATGGGAAAGAGCTGTGATTCTGGAGGCAAGATTCTTCTCCAGGGTCAACCTCTTCTTtcagctgtttttattttttacccttATCCAGCATTTGGGGATGTTTTCTCTGTCATTGGTGTACGGGAGCCACAACCAGCTGCCAGTGAAGCCTTTGTGAAATTTGCTGATGCCCATCGGAACATCGAGAAGTTTGGGATTCACCTTCTGAAAACAATTAAGCCGGTAAAGAATTTAACCATAGGAATTAAGGGTATGGAGAGGAGGGGAATCTAGAAAGACAGAAGCCTGTCTTTAAAGGTGTGATCTTAAAAGTTCATTCACTGTGGGAAGAACTGTCTTCGTCTGCTTCCCTTCAGGGAACTCTCTTCATGAAAAAGCTAGGAGGTAACATAGTGAATGTATCAGTCTTTGATTTTTGCACATGATTATgtccctctctttttctctttggggATGAGGGGATAGTTTGATCAGTGTAGATCTGATCTACCTAGATCTACCTACAGCCTTTTTCCCTGATACTGGTACCCATAATTAAAAGATGTCACTAAGTTTAAAAGGGTTTAGATAAGCAATCAAGGAACAACCTAAGGATTTCAGTGAGTATAGTTGAGTGAGAGTCTCCAGGGGATCTGTCCACTTAGTTTAGAAAAAAGAGGGTTAAATGTTGATTTGAGTGAGCACCACTTTAGGTGCCATGTTGTATGGACAGCATTGGGTGGGGGATGTCTGATTCAGGGAGAGTGGTTTCCAGGAAGAGTGGAAAATGAAACAAGATTATTTGGAAGAAGACTGATTCAGCCTAGAAGCGAGGCATGCATTTCTGATGCTGGAACCACGTGCCAGTTACTGTAATGAATGCTCCAACCGTGGCAATTCTGAGTCAagatcaaatattttctttcagatatgCTCTagttaaaaagaattaattcgAGGCAGTCTCATGACCTGTGCTGGTTGGAAGGTTGCATTTGAATTTTCGTCATGCTTTTTGGTCTTCCATTCAGCAACTGGATGTTTCCCTTGCAGATGCTTACTGACTTGAATACATACCTGAATAAAGCCATTCCTGACACAAGGCTGACTATCAAAAAATACCTGGATGTCAAGTTTGAATATTTGGTGAGCCActctttttggttttacttttttttagtGCTGGTTGAAATTATGTCTAGAATCATACCCTGAGGGTCACGTAGAGCCTATACAATCACACATCCATCCTTCCACAGTCCAGGtgttattttttccaattttttgtCTACTGCTGGATTAGTCAGATTGCTGCACCTTGCTTTTGACCTACTGGCTCTCACTGGTAAGAGAGAATCCACGTGACTTATTTTCTACATGACCAAATTAATCTGCTTATTTATTTGTAATGAGTTCCTGTGCAATTTATGCTCCTGAACTCCCCTAAATAGCTCACCAGCATTGTAGTCCCTATTTTCAGGTAGTTCTGGATAGTCTTTCTTTACCCAAATAAAACCACTGTCACatcatgtttgttttcatttagaCCATGTTTTATTTCGCACTTCTCCATTCCATTCCCCTTTTGATTTTTACATCCCTAAAAATAAGGTTGGGTTGTTAAGTGCATCTGCTCTATAACTGTAGGAATCTACTTTTAATAGTTTAGAGAAGTACTTGGAGCTGCAGCCCTAAGGCAGGTGAATGTGGCAGCATGTCTTCCCACATCAATCCTTCCCAcaattcatgtttttttccccttctttatTTATTGCCTTCTCATACTTTTCTGGTACTGTGTTTTCCCACACAGTAGATGAACACAGGATTTTTGTCTTACTTACGTTATACTTCTCCAAAGTATTTGCTCCTGTAATAGAAATAATAAGCAccttctctctccccatctTTACCTAAATagattttctttccacttgGAATATTTAATATACTCTGATCCCACTGTACTTCCCAAAATGTCCCTAACTGTAGCATTGAAGGAGGGCTTGAAATGGTACAACCCTATGGCTATGGCTGATAATGAAATTGCTTCTAATTCTTAATATGTTTCTTCTAATTCTTAatatttccttcttgttttgctttttgcctttttttttttttaatactacaaAGTCTTACTGCCTGAAAGTCAAAGAGATGGATGATGAAGAGTACAGCTGCATTGTGAGTACCAGTACTGTGGCAATGACAACTGCATAtcctgtttctgcagcttccCTCTGCCTTGTAATTGCAAAATCCCTCCTGTTCCTGTGTGCACTAGTGAATACATCCTAAGTTTTACACACATTTGTTCTTAGCATAATAGAAATTTGAGATCCTTCAATGCTACCAAGGAAACACTTCCCATAACTGTCACGAATCACTGGGGCTGTGTAATAGTAGAGGGAGAAGACATCTCCTTTGCAGTGTGTTTGCTCAGTGGCTGCCTGTCTCAGTGTTTAAGTAACATTAGCTTGTGCAAGGAGGATTAAGGTGTTATCTTCACAGATTGCGTTTGTGTGTAGTCTACAGCTTATCATTAATTCTGGACTTGTTTCTGAGAAATGGAGGTTTAGCTGCTCTGGCAAAATGCATGTGAAAGCTGCATCTGTAGTTTTGGAAAACTGATAAATGGATCTCTTTTAACAATAGGGTTTTCCCTAAAAGTAAGtaatttaaatcagaaaaataaactggcAACATTCTCCAGTAAAACAGTTTGCTGTTGGGTTTAAAGTTTTACGACTAATCCTTATCAGCTCTGTTTAAAATCTCTAAATGTCTCCCCTATGTGCCCAGTTCCCCTGCATAAGAGTAAGATCTTGTTTTGTCCTAGGTACTGGAATCTCAGAGCAGGAATTTGAATTTTTGGAATCCCCAGTTCCCAGTGCCAGGAAGGAGTAAAACTTTCCTAACACAAGATTTAATTATATCTTTCCTGCTAAATGAGAAGGAAAGTATCCCAGTTTTGCCCAGCAGAGTAACATTTTTGGGTTCTGGCATGTGCAGCGTGCATTACCAAGCCATAGTCTGTAAGGcatatttttatgtatgttATGTTCACAGGTGCTAGAGAATAATGCTGTTTTGCTGACAGATCTGACCCCTTTCTCTCAAAACTATTTTCTGGGACACCATGTAGGTCCCCCCTTACTGGTTTCCAGTGTTGTGCCTGGATGGTTGTACCACACAACAGGGTTCCCTGTATATATGATATGTCATGCAATGAAAATAGGATGAAGCTTGCAGAAGGGCAGAATTTTTTGTGTGGTTGAAATAAATTACTATATCCCTCAGAGTTGAGACTTCTTCATAGTGCCTGCTTTAATAGTTCAGATTGGAAGCAATTCTACTTTTCCATGCTGGATTGAAAGCTACCTGtctgtcaaggtttaacactggcccagcaattaaactgagtgacagatgctctctatctatctatctatctatctatctatctatctatctatcacTGTCTTTGTCTTTGCTTAGCAgtgatgcttttctttcatgtgGTTGGAGTGTATTAACTGTGGTCTTAACTGCCAGTTTGTTGATGTGGCTCAGTGTTCCCCGtatcagttattttttaaaataccaggcttatttttttaagcctatGATAGATTTAAGTAAAAGGGGTTAGATTCAGAGCAGAtacaagaagaaattttttacattGAGGATGGTGAAACACTGTAACATAGcgcccagagaggtggtggacgcctcatccctggaaacattttcAAGGAGCTCTGGGCAAgctgatctagttgaagatgtccctgctcactgcagggggtcggactgggtgaccttttaaggtcccttccaacccaaaccattctgtgactctgtgatgCTTCCTGACTGCAGGTCTAGTAAGCTTGAGAGGGCTGTAGTAACCCAGAGTCACTCTGAGCCTGCAGCAGTGGGCAAACTGTGTACAAGCACTGTTGAGGGAGTCTCTAAAATGCCTCTGTGTTTTTTGGCAGGCTCTGGGTGAACCCCTGTACCGTGTCGGCACTGGGAACTACGAATATCGCCTGATCCTGCGCTGCCGGCAGGAGGCTCGCACACGCTTTGCCAAGATGAGGAAGGATGTGCTAGAGAAAATAGAGCTCCTGGACCAGAAACACGGTGAGTACAACTGCTGCatccagcacctgaaggggtCAGGCAGACACATCTTTGGCCTTCATGAAGAACCTTTCTGGGGCTGTACCCAAGACACCCATCCTCAAGTGCCAAAAGGGATTAGCGCGTAGGAGTCAAATTAATAGTGATGAGGGTAGCTTGGTCACAGCCTTCATCTTCTgcttttgaaggtttttttgcctGATTTGTTCCCAACTTGTCCTCCACTACAGTGCAAGACATCGTGTTCCAGCTGCAGCGTTTTGTCTCCACAATGTCCAAGTACTATGACGACTGCTACGCGGTGCTCCGAGATGCAGATGTCTTTCCCATTGAGGTGGATCTTGCCCGCACTACTCTCAGCTATGGGCAGAAGGACACATACACAGATGGggcagaagatgaagaagaaggAAGCGAGAGAGAGGGTAGTGGGAAGGAGGATGCAAATGGTGAAAAGCTCATTGATGATGCCTGAGCATGCCAAGATGGCCAGAGGAAAGACTTTGCAGACTGTTACAAAAACATGTATTTCATGTGGCAACTCATCCTCCGTGACTTTCTATGTATGTCCAGCCTCAAGACTCCTCCTCTGATTTGGGTGGGGGTAGCCGGTTGGACTGGACCCAgcctctgctttcttctctgttctcttGCTTCTTTGCctggttatttctttttttcctccagaaaccTCTGTTGCCCAACAGAGGTGTTGAGGTGTGGGGAGGAAAAATGCCCCATGACACCTCTTTGTGACTCTGTCACAAATAGGACATGGCTCAGCTTGTGGGATGCCCCACTCCCCTCTGGCACATGGAGGCCAGTTAAATATCTGGAGATGATTCCAAATGGCTAGAACAgccccctctgccctccccttGTCCTGTGGGAAAATGTTAGCACCAGCATTGTCGTCTTCTCCCCACTGCATGCTGTCTTGAAGCTTTCCATTCTCTGACCTGTTTTAACTTCCTCTGTCTCTTCCATCTGTCCCTATGGGTTGCAGGACCAATTTTTGTAGGATGATTACCCCCAGCACTCCAAgttctctgtgctgcttttttcaaGAAACAGGAGCAAGTCCAAGGTGATACCTAGAACGGGTGGTGGTAGATTATAAGATCTCATCAGCCTTCCATCCAAGGGACTGCAGGAAGCTCtcagagcaggggctgctggagctggagcaggagctgcctgacatgctgagctgctgcagcccctctgcaaaGATCTGGAAGTCTTTTCCCCTGGCTGCCATTTTCTTCATActccctgagctgctccctgcaTACTCTGTAGTGACACCCCAAGTCTAGAATCCTGGAGGATGTGGCcctgtgggaaggagggagctggCTCAGGAAGAAGCCCTCCTACTTGGCAGAGATGGGGAGGTGAACGTGCTTGTATGAGGCAGGCAAATTCCTGGGAATAACAGCAAAGCTGCATGaatttcctttccatctttttcctctcatgGCTCCTTGCCAAATGTGCTTCTTGAGGATGTGCAGCCAGTCCTGCACACTCTTTTCTTTGTGCAGGTGCCTGGAAGAACCACCTTAGAATCACAAAGGAGATATCCCATCCTTAAACTAGAGAGGAGAGACAGGAAATATTGTGGAGAGAAAACAGCACAGCCTGTAGGCAGAATCTTGGAGATTCTCAGTGCCATGAGTGACCAGCCTGCCACCCCTCCCACTCTGCTCTTCTGTCTCCACAGCCATTTTGTGCTGCCTCTGTGCCAGCCAGAAACAGTAGCTAACATCCCATTCCACAGCacagggggaaggagggaaaggagaaccAAGGTGAGgctgcttctttcttccttccttttctctctccacctGTGTGGCCTGATCCCAGGTGCAGATGGCACTTTCTCTTTTAGTGGGCAGCACAACTGCCAGGCAGGGTGTGCTTCTCAGAGGCCAGGGTTTTGCCTTCTCTGTCATTAAATTCTAGTGGTAGTAAGAGAAGTTATTTAAGGGCATTAATTTATGATCGagatgtttattttgttttgttttttctctttgatttgtttttgGAACTCAGTCATCACTATGGGTGCCTGAAAGAAAGGCATCCATGGCCAAGCTGCTCTGGAAGATTTAAAAAGGCTCTGATATACTGATGATTGTCtctaataaagaaaaatgtggcATTTTGCTTCCTGTCTTTCATggcttttctttagaaatttcTTTGCTCATCCTCCATTAgttttaatcttaaaatataATGATGGTAAGATGGGTGTCATGTGCAAgccattttttcatttccttgctAATACTGGTGAATAATTCCTATGCCAAGCTGCAGTGGTGACTGTAGCACACTTTCCAGAGAAGGAGGCTTATAAATGCTGTACCAAGGCCAGTCCTCCATGTATTACCAGCTTCTCTGCATCTTGGCTTCTCAGCAGAACACCAGCCTTGTGAAGCTGCCAGTTGCTTCATTCCTGCCCAGTGGCATCCTTGCACCTCTCCAGGGCCAGCTCTTCCACACAGCTGAGTTCTTGCATCATAAGCTTGAGCTGATGCCTAAGTCCCTGATCCTCTTTCAGAGCTGTTTGTTGAGCCAAAATACAGAGCTGTTAAGAGGAACAGGGCCCAATGCTTCCGTGGAGTCTGCCTCAAAGCCAAAGTTGATGGCAGTGTAGCCAGGTTTTTTGCAACCTGCCtggcaggagaggaaggaagagggatgAGTGTCTTACAGCACCATCTGTAGCAAGATCTTGTACCTTAAgggcttttgtttgcttttgtgagTAGATTCATGAGCTGGAAGCTTAGTGGGAAGTGGTGACTTGTGATAAGGAAACAAGAGGGGACCTTGTTCTAGTGACCTGCCTGGTGATGATGAGGacagggttggggttttttttgggcCTCTGGGATATTGTGAACTTTTTCTTGCAAGGGGTATTGTTGAATAAGGAAAACCTGGCCTGCTTTGGGGTTGCTAGGGAAAGAGCTGCACAGCACATTGGTCAAGCAGAGCAAAACCAGTGATCATATACTGTGAGGAGAACAAGCTTGCAGAGCAGAGAATGAATGCCTACAGGGCTCTATCAACCTTGCTGCTGACTCCCAGTCATCCCAGGGGTTTGCATCTAGGGTTTGTCATGGTCTTAGTCTGATTTTGGATGTTTCTAAGTCTGTTTGAACAGGAAAAAGCCCAGTGTCACTGCTGTGACTATTTGATAATCAGAGCTAACAGTGGTGGTGGGACACGGCAGAGCCCCATAGGCTTTACCTTCTCCCCTCCAATTTCCAGTTCTTATGTCTCTTCTGCCACTCTTCAGCAGCTTTATTTTGCTCatcattttctgctctttcctggGAAGCATCTAGCATGAAACCCTCTCCTTCATGTCCTCACCCTGCCTCTCACTGGGTTTAAGTGGCTTTATGGGTCCTACAGGCTTTGTCCATTACCCATTAATTTATAGTCAGTCTGGTCTGGAGTGAAACACCTCTTTTGATGGTCCCATGAGCTGCCTTCCCTGATAGCCCTCTACTTAGTTTTTGATCCCTGGCTATAGTCACAGGTTCCCCCAGGGCCTCTAAGGTGAAGCGGTTCAGGAAACCGGAAGAAAGGGCTTTGCCCAGAGGTGTTTATAAAAGATCCAGTCCTAAAGCAGATTAGGAGTGGTTTAAGCATGCCAGGGAAGGTTGTCCTCTCTCAATCTAGAAATCCACCACTGCagtgggggtgaggggggtCATGGCTGTCTTACCACGTGCTCCAACatccaggggctgcagcttgTCCTTCTGCCTTACCTTTGATTCCTTTATGTAAGgggtttttctctgtttaaaaggaaaacacacacatacCCAGGGCCATTCCTGCTGAGTGGATAAATGCTTGGAACATGGTTATTTACCTTCCCTGAAACCACCACCCCCATAGGGGCCAAGTTGTTCCCCTCACACATCAGCAGGACTCAGTTCAGCCTCGATAAAGCTGACTTGCTGCTATTCCTGTCTATGAGGCTTCGTGTCGTGGCTGCTTGCCTAATGGCATTAGACTTTCTTAGATGTCTTCTTGTacctcagcagcagcctctaAACCCAGCACTCCCCTACTTGGAAAAGCAGCATCATGTGTCACTGCCCATAAAAGATCCTCTAGATGGAGGTGGTAGGAGCCAGTGTCCCACCCATTTGGCAGTGCCCAAGGGAGACCCTGCAGGGAACACAGTGTCTGCCCCATGCTGGCTGCAGCTGTAGGTGGCCCAGATGACAGCTATGACTTAACACCACCTCCTAATCCTACTGCCAGCTAGCCTGGCACTATCCCCACCCTGGAAGTGGGGCAGAGGAAACACTGACACCGGACCAAAGCGTACCAGATCTGATTACAAAGAGTCTCTAattgtgttctgttttgtgagaatgcagaaggaaaaggagagtcCTTGGCAGCCTCTTCAGAAGACTTTCTTCAGGGCTGGTTTGGaagtgaggaaagaaaatttttttttctgttttttttttttttctttttttctttttttgttgtttgagCTGCAGTGAGCCTGTGTTGTACCAGCATGGGTGCAGGATGCAAACAGACATATCACCAGGGAGGTATGTGGACATATGTACATAAGGACCAGCTATTCTTATACCTCTCCCTCTTACTTCTTACATCTGCTTTTGTCTCAACTTTCTccaccccatgtcccacctACCCTCCCACGCTTGAGGTGCGTGCGAACAAGGCCAGTTTTATACATCCCCATTCCTCTGCCCTGGCTAAAAACTGTCCCTCTCCACCTTCTGGTCAGCATTGCAGCCATCTCGTGCCAACacctccccatctccctcaggacaccctcctccctccccactctgctcctctgccacaTGGTTGGCCTCCTCGTTGGCTGCCACCACAGCGCTGTCGGTGTTGTGGCCCAGCTGGTGGTTGTTGCTGCTGTGCTCGTCAGCTTCCTGCACATCGGACTCTGCTTCTTCCGTGTCGCTCCCACCACCTGCAGAGGGGTTCTTCTCTGGGGGAGGATCCTTCTTCCCACGGTTCAGGCAGCAGTAGGTGGCCATGGCCAGGAAGAGAGCGGAGAGCGCAACCTCCGAGCCCGCCAGGTAGAAGATCACCTCATAGTTCTTGAGAGCATCGACCAAGCGGCCTGATGGTTGgacaaagaaatgaaacagtTCAGCTCCAGCCTACACAGCCCTGCATGGACATCACAGCACCTGCATTTGACTGAGGACCCCTTTTTCAAGGGAAGAGCAAGACCCCTGAATATCTTAAAAGGCATCCTGGGCAAGATCCGCACTGTTCCACCAGGGAAAGTCCTTCAAGAGCTCAAGTGTTGgtgtttttgcttgtttggccAAGGTTAAGTAATTGTGAGAGGTGACAAAAGCCTCTGAGGACTTGGCTTGTCCAGTCTcaggaaataaacaaaatttgGGAAAGCTTTGCTATTTCTTCAGCTACCATGTCAGGAAATCATtcagagggggagaagaaaCATCACTTTGGCAGAGAAATCCCTTTGGC from Heliangelus exortis chromosome 1, bHelExo1.hap1, whole genome shotgun sequence harbors:
- the PICK1 gene encoding PRKCA-binding protein, producing the protein MFADLDYDIEEDKLGIPTVPGTVTLKKDSQNLIGISIGGGAQYCPCLYIVQVFDNTPAALDGTVAAGDEITGVNGKSVKGKTKVEVAKMIQMVKGEVTIHYNKLQADPKQGKSLDIVLKKVKHRLVENMSSGTADALGLSRAILCNDGLVKRLEELERTAELYKGLTEHTKNLLRAFFELSQTHRAFGDVFSVIGVREPQPAASEAFVKFADAHRNIEKFGIHLLKTIKPMLTDLNTYLNKAIPDTRLTIKKYLDVKFEYLSYCLKVKEMDDEEYSCIALGEPLYRVGTGNYEYRLILRCRQEARTRFAKMRKDVLEKIELLDQKHVQDIVFQLQRFVSTMSKYYDDCYAVLRDADVFPIEVDLARTTLSYGQKDTYTDGAEDEEEGSEREGSGKEDANGEKLIDDA